A window of Sphingomonas sp. Leaf357 contains these coding sequences:
- the treA gene encoding alpha,alpha-trehalase TreA, producing MRLPIPSELFGSLFVAVQERRLFADSKTFADAVPLRAVAAIMADWNADTGLDDEALRGFVARNFDLPSHCDTPRPDGLPLAGHIHALWDDLTRETMAVPAGSSALTLPRRYVVPGGRFRELYYWDSYFTMLGLARSGRQDLVEDMIADFGSLIDRYGHIPNGTRSYYLSRSHPPFFYLMAGLSQDDSDAGRQRRLGWMVAEHRYWMAGEDSIAPGEEHARVVRLGDGALLNRYWDDCALPRDESWVEDVDLAREAADRPAGEVWRDLRAAAESGWDFSSRWLGDGRTLATIRTTRIVPVDLNSLMHGLESAIAEGHAAAGALDVAASFTARATARRRAIETHLWHDAGGYYTDHDLDLGRPCDHKSAAMAFPLFAGVADAARAGRTADALATLLAPGGLSTTNVTTGQQWDAPNGWAPLQWIAVSGLARYGLDALASAITTRWLAMVEGQYRDTGHLFEKYDVEAGVAGGGGEYVVATGFGWTNGVTLKML from the coding sequence GTGAGATTGCCGATCCCGTCCGAATTGTTTGGCAGTCTGTTCGTCGCGGTGCAGGAGCGGCGGCTGTTCGCCGATTCCAAGACCTTCGCGGATGCCGTGCCGCTGCGCGCGGTCGCGGCGATCATGGCCGATTGGAACGCCGACACCGGTCTCGACGACGAGGCGTTGCGCGGGTTCGTCGCACGCAATTTCGACCTGCCGTCGCATTGCGACACGCCGCGACCGGATGGCTTGCCCTTGGCCGGGCATATCCATGCCCTGTGGGACGATCTCACGCGTGAGACGATGGCCGTCCCCGCCGGGTCGTCGGCGTTGACCCTGCCGCGCCGCTATGTCGTGCCCGGCGGGCGGTTCCGCGAACTCTATTATTGGGACAGCTATTTCACGATGCTGGGTCTCGCACGGTCGGGACGGCAGGATTTGGTCGAGGACATGATCGCTGATTTCGGCAGCCTGATCGACCGCTACGGCCATATCCCCAATGGCACGCGCAGCTATTATCTCAGCCGGTCGCATCCGCCGTTCTTCTATCTGATGGCCGGCCTGTCGCAGGATGACAGCGACGCGGGCCGGCAGCGGCGGCTCGGCTGGATGGTCGCCGAACATCGATACTGGATGGCGGGGGAGGATTCGATCGCGCCGGGCGAGGAGCATGCTCGCGTCGTCAGGCTGGGCGATGGCGCGTTGCTGAATCGCTATTGGGACGATTGCGCCCTGCCGCGCGACGAATCCTGGGTCGAGGACGTCGATCTCGCGCGCGAAGCAGCGGATCGCCCGGCGGGCGAGGTGTGGCGCGATCTGCGCGCGGCGGCGGAAAGCGGCTGGGATTTCAGTTCGCGCTGGCTCGGCGACGGGCGGACGCTCGCCACAATCCGCACGACCCGCATCGTGCCGGTCGATCTCAACAGCCTGATGCACGGTTTGGAAAGCGCCATCGCCGAAGGTCACGCGGCGGCTGGTGCGCTGGATGTGGCGGCGTCGTTTACGGCGCGCGCGACGGCGCGGCGCAGGGCGATCGAAACGCATCTGTGGCACGATGCAGGCGGATATTATACCGATCACGATCTCGATCTCGGGCGGCCATGCGATCATAAGAGCGCGGCGATGGCGTTCCCGCTGTTCGCCGGCGTCGCCGACGCCGCGCGTGCCGGGCGCACGGCCGATGCGTTGGCAACCCTGCTCGCGCCCGGTGGCCTCAGCACCACCAACGTCACCACCGGCCAGCAATGGGATGCACCCAACGGCTGGGCACCGTTGCAGTGGATCGCCGTCTCGGGCCTGGCCCGCTACGGGCTCGATGCACTGGCCTCGGCGATCACCACGCGGTGGCTGGCGATGGTCGAGGGCCAGTATCGCGACACCGGACACTTGTTCGAAAAATACGATGTCGAGGCCGGCGTTGCAGGCGGCGGCGGCGAATATGTCGTGGCGACCGGTTTCGGCTGGACCAACGGCGTCACGCTGAAGATGCTTTGA
- a CDS encoding MFS transporter — protein MADEIGTPGVTGAARWRVLIALGLTYALLGILMNSVGVVILQSIRHFDASKPGGSTLEACKDLSVVVASFFLATRIPAFGYRRALIGVMAAIALACLGASFAHAFVAMQLLFVATGLCFGIAKVSTYAAIGLLARDPADHASITGIIEGVFMVGLLAGVWLFGWFVGSDATGSDWLRVYWVLAALCAFASLLWRTTPLDETAAIVGETDQPSGWREMLSLAALPATVAFLAGIFCYVLLEQSVGTWLPTFNNEVLHLPPAMSVQMSSIFVGALAFGRLVSGLVLRRFDWLPVLLGCLACVALLIVATLPATRSLVARPDVTWSTAPVAAFLFPLLGVFLAPIYPTLCSIVLSALPRHRHAAMIGMIVVFSALGGTIGSFLTGLLFQHVSGQIAFYFALLPLALIAIALGWIRRTLGKGLEA, from the coding sequence ATGGCCGATGAGATCGGAACCCCCGGCGTGACGGGGGCGGCCCGGTGGCGCGTTCTGATCGCGCTCGGGCTGACCTATGCGCTGCTCGGCATCCTGATGAACAGCGTCGGTGTGGTGATCCTGCAGTCGATCCGCCATTTCGATGCGAGCAAGCCGGGCGGATCGACGCTGGAGGCATGCAAAGATCTGTCGGTCGTCGTCGCATCCTTCTTCCTCGCCACGCGCATCCCGGCGTTCGGGTATCGCCGCGCGCTGATTGGTGTGATGGCGGCGATCGCGCTCGCCTGTCTCGGTGCATCGTTCGCGCATGCGTTCGTGGCGATGCAATTGCTGTTCGTCGCGACCGGGCTGTGCTTCGGCATCGCCAAGGTCTCCACCTATGCCGCGATCGGCCTGCTCGCGCGTGATCCGGCCGACCATGCCAGCATCACCGGCATCATCGAAGGCGTGTTCATGGTCGGCCTGCTCGCCGGCGTCTGGTTGTTCGGCTGGTTCGTCGGATCGGATGCGACGGGCAGCGATTGGTTGCGCGTCTATTGGGTGCTAGCCGCTTTATGTGCGTTCGCCAGCCTGTTGTGGCGGACGACGCCGCTGGACGAGACCGCCGCGATCGTGGGCGAGACCGATCAGCCGAGCGGGTGGCGCGAGATGCTGTCGCTCGCCGCGTTGCCCGCGACGGTCGCGTTCCTCGCGGGTATCTTCTGCTACGTGCTGCTCGAACAGAGCGTCGGCACGTGGCTGCCGACCTTCAACAACGAGGTGCTGCATCTTCCGCCGGCGATGAGCGTGCAGATGTCGAGCATCTTCGTCGGTGCGCTGGCGTTCGGGCGGCTGGTGTCCGGGCTGGTGTTGCGCCGGTTCGACTGGTTGCCGGTGCTGCTCGGCTGTCTCGCCTGCGTGGCGCTGCTGATCGTCGCGACGCTGCCCGCGACTCGCAGTCTGGTCGCGCGGCCCGACGTGACCTGGAGCACTGCGCCGGTCGCGGCGTTCCTGTTCCCGTTGCTCGGCGTGTTCCTGGCACCGATCTATCCCACTCTCTGTTCGATCGTATTAAGTGCGCTGCCCCGGCATCGCCATGCCGCGATGATCGGGATGATCGTGGTGTTCTCCGCGCTCGGCGGAACGATCGGGTCGTTCCTGACCGGGCTGCTGTTTCAGCATGTCTCGGGGCAGATTGCCTTCTACTTCGCGCTGCTGCCGCTGGCATTGATCGCCATCGCGCTGGGCTGGATCCGCAGGACGCTCGGCAAGGGCTTAGAGGCGTGA
- a CDS encoding bifunctional sugar phosphate isomerase/epimerase/4-hydroxyphenylpyruvate dioxygenase family protein: MRTSIATVSVSGTLEQKLTAIAAAGYDSVEIFETDLLSCAASPRQIAGQLDDLGLTCALYQPFRDFEGMPGDLRQRAFDRAERKFDVMGELGTDRILFCSNCSPQSLGEQERIVDDFRALGERAAARGVLVGYEALAWGRHVYDHRQVWEIVKAVDHPSIGILLDSFHSLSRDIPNETLAEIDPNKIVFVQLADAPLLSMDLLFWSRHFRCMPGQGDLPVAGFVAELLKLGYDGPLSLEIFNDRFRAGSTALVAQDGLRSLVAVHDQAERLIGRRSPLPPPAQIGGVEFIEFAASDEEARRLEPLFTGLGFAKIGQHRSKQVDRWRQGTINLVVNREQRGFAHSYEVVHGASICALGLTVQNPDATLRRARALGIQRYDEGTPRKSAGMPALRGVGGSLIYLLREGATDRIWTDEFRPLPSNDDDAGLDKIDHVAASVDIDEFLSWQLYWTALFDVAKQVELEIPDPAGLVQSRAIEGSDGAFRMTMNASGGRGTLSSRFIGNVFGAGFQHIAFTTTDIFATARKLAEKDVAMLAIPGNYYEDLIARFGLDPDLVAEMAAHNILFDRDDAGHEYWQIYTRAFDKRFFFEIIERRGAYAGYGAANAPIRLGAQSRYRAEPDPR; the protein is encoded by the coding sequence TTGCGCACCTCCATCGCCACCGTCTCGGTCAGCGGCACGCTCGAACAGAAACTCACCGCGATCGCCGCCGCGGGCTATGATTCGGTCGAAATCTTCGAAACCGACCTCCTGTCCTGCGCCGCATCCCCTCGGCAAATCGCCGGTCAGCTCGATGATCTAGGCCTGACCTGCGCCCTCTACCAACCATTCCGTGATTTCGAGGGTATGCCTGGCGACCTGCGGCAGCGTGCCTTCGACCGGGCCGAGCGCAAGTTCGACGTCATGGGCGAACTCGGCACCGACCGGATCCTGTTCTGCTCGAACTGCTCGCCCCAGTCGCTCGGCGAGCAGGAGCGCATCGTCGACGATTTCCGCGCTCTGGGCGAACGCGCCGCGGCGCGCGGCGTCCTGGTCGGCTATGAGGCTTTGGCCTGGGGGCGGCACGTCTACGATCACCGCCAGGTGTGGGAAATCGTCAAGGCAGTCGATCATCCGTCGATCGGCATCCTGCTCGACAGCTTCCACTCGCTCTCGCGCGACATCCCGAACGAAACCCTGGCGGAGATCGACCCGAACAAGATCGTCTTCGTCCAGTTGGCAGACGCTCCGCTGCTGTCGATGGACCTGCTGTTCTGGAGCCGCCATTTCCGCTGCATGCCGGGCCAGGGCGACCTTCCCGTTGCCGGCTTTGTCGCCGAACTGCTCAAGCTCGGCTATGACGGTCCATTGTCGCTCGAGATCTTCAACGACCGGTTTCGCGCGGGATCGACCGCCTTGGTCGCGCAGGACGGGTTGCGCTCGCTTGTCGCCGTCCACGATCAGGCCGAACGGCTGATCGGCAGACGCTCGCCGCTGCCACCCCCTGCCCAGATCGGCGGCGTGGAATTCATCGAGTTCGCGGCCTCGGACGAGGAAGCAAGACGGCTGGAGCCGCTCTTCACTGGGCTCGGCTTCGCCAAGATCGGGCAGCATCGCTCGAAACAGGTCGATCGCTGGCGTCAGGGGACGATCAACCTCGTCGTCAACCGCGAGCAACGCGGCTTCGCGCATTCCTACGAGGTCGTGCACGGTGCCTCGATCTGCGCGCTCGGCCTGACCGTGCAGAACCCCGATGCGACACTGCGCCGCGCGCGTGCGCTCGGCATTCAGCGCTACGACGAGGGCACACCGCGCAAAAGTGCCGGCATGCCGGCGCTGCGCGGGGTCGGCGGCAGCCTGATCTATTTGCTGCGCGAAGGCGCCACCGACCGGATCTGGACCGATGAGTTCCGTCCATTGCCGAGCAACGACGACGATGCCGGCCTGGACAAGATCGACCATGTTGCCGCCTCGGTCGACATCGACGAATTCCTGTCGTGGCAATTGTACTGGACGGCCCTGTTCGACGTGGCGAAACAGGTCGAACTCGAAATCCCCGATCCCGCCGGCCTTGTGCAGAGCCGGGCGATCGAAGGATCGGATGGCGCGTTCCGCATGACGATGAATGCATCGGGCGGGCGCGGCACGCTGTCGTCACGCTTCATCGGCAACGTGTTCGGTGCCGGTTTTCAGCACATCGCCTTCACCACCACCGATATCTTCGCCACCGCTCGCAAGCTGGCGGAAAAGGATGTCGCGATGCTGGCGATTCCGGGCAATTACTACGAGGATCTGATCGCGCGCTTCGGCCTGGACCCGGATCTGGTCGCCGAGATGGCGGCGCACAATATCCTGTTCGACCGCGACGATGCCGGACACGAATATTGGCAGATCTACACCCGCGCGTTCGACAAACGCTTCTTCTTCGAGATCATCGAACGGCGCGGTGCCTATGCCGGCTATGGTGCCGCCAACGCCCCGATCCGCCTCGGTGCGCAGAGCCGGTACCGCGCGGAGCCCGATCCCAGGTAG